A genomic stretch from Gemmatimonadota bacterium includes:
- the tmk gene encoding dTMP kinase: MSGFFISFEGIDKSGTSTLARLLVDHLRSSDHEVVFTYEPGSTQLGGEIRHLVLDWKPQGEIDATAEMFLFAADRAQHVNEVIRPSLDADKVVISDRYVDSTLAYQGYGRGLNLNDLRMIQNVATGGLMPDITIWLDVDLQTARKRGWGIGADRIEKEDEAFFQRVRQGFAAGYKSEPDRIFKVDGSQPISDVFDDVKKVVVDRMSGTK, encoded by the coding sequence ATGTCTGGTTTTTTTATTTCATTTGAAGGCATTGATAAAAGCGGGACGAGTACCCTGGCCAGATTGCTGGTTGATCATCTGCGGAGTAGCGATCACGAAGTTGTGTTTACTTATGAGCCGGGCAGCACACAACTTGGTGGAGAGATTCGCCACCTGGTACTCGACTGGAAACCACAAGGCGAGATTGATGCAACTGCCGAGATGTTTTTATTTGCAGCAGATCGCGCACAGCATGTCAACGAAGTGATTCGACCATCGCTGGATGCAGACAAAGTGGTGATTTCGGATCGGTATGTCGATTCTACACTGGCTTATCAGGGCTATGGTCGCGGTTTGAATCTCAATGACCTGAGAATGATTCAAAATGTGGCCACGGGTGGTTTGATGCCAGATATCACGATCTGGTTAGATGTCGATTTACAGACTGCGCGAAAACGCGGTTGGGGAATCGGGGCAGATCGCATTGAGAAGGAAGATGAAGCATTTTTTCAAAGGGTTCGACAGGGTTTTGCCGCGGGATATAAATCGGAACCCGATCGCATTTTCAAAGTTGATGGCTCTCAGCCCATAAGCGATGTGTTTGATGATGTTAAAAAGGTGGTTGTCGATCGAATGTCGGGGACGAAATAA
- a CDS encoding CDP-alcohol phosphatidyltransferase family protein: MIEKVKDDVAEILGPSTEFLVEKRFTPDLLTMIGFVFNIGAAVLFGFASPTSAPLLYMWAGLTVLVAGVFDFLDGQVARKGKTESKFGALLDSTVDRYSEIFIWFGIAISFIRADDLWTSAAVFFALAGSLMVSYVRARIEGLGAECKVGFMQRPERVIAIGAGGVIVPLIGDIGLIVVVWAIALLGNFTAMERVIHFRKLTKS, translated from the coding sequence GTGATTGAAAAAGTTAAAGATGATGTCGCCGAAATTTTGGGACCATCTACAGAATTTCTCGTAGAAAAGCGCTTTACGCCCGATTTGTTGACCATGATCGGGTTTGTTTTCAATATAGGTGCCGCAGTGCTCTTCGGCTTTGCCTCGCCTACTTCGGCACCATTATTGTATATGTGGGCGGGGTTGACGGTGCTTGTCGCGGGTGTTTTTGATTTTCTCGACGGGCAGGTGGCGCGCAAGGGCAAGACAGAGTCCAAATTTGGTGCGCTTCTCGATTCCACTGTTGACCGATATTCCGAAATTTTCATCTGGTTTGGCATTGCGATCAGTTTTATACGGGCGGATGATCTCTGGACAAGCGCGGCGGTCTTTTTTGCACTGGCAGGATCTTTGATGGTGAGTTATGTGCGCGCGCGCATTGAGGGGCTTGGGGCGGAGTGCAAGGTTGGATTTATGCAGCGGCCCGAGCGCGTTATTGCCATTGGCGCTGGCGGGGTGATCGTTCCTTTGATTGGGGATATTGGTCTGATCGTTGTGGTCTGGGCAATTGCTCTGTTGGGAAATTTTACTGCGATGGAGCGGGTAATTCACTTTCGAAAGCTGACAAAATCATAG
- a CDS encoding peptidylprolyl isomerase: MEDLKQANEKLNNENRSLKSSLSKAQNQIKRAGEIGGRMLFLVNQIRGVTARIATNMGDIELKFHPEKAPVHCLAFITRAESGFYDNTKFHRVIRNFMIQGGDPNSKDDDPSDDGMGGPLVHIPHEFNDTNHVPGILSMARVSDVSAGAGSQFFIMHGSSPNLDNQYTAFGEVTKGMDVVNNIAMVETAPGDRPLKPVVIKRIDVFR; encoded by the coding sequence ATGGAAGATTTAAAACAAGCCAATGAGAAGTTGAACAATGAGAATCGGTCGTTGAAAAGCTCCTTGAGCAAGGCGCAAAACCAGATTAAGCGAGCCGGTGAGATCGGCGGCCGAATGCTATTTCTGGTAAATCAGATTCGGGGTGTGACGGCGCGTATCGCGACAAATATGGGCGATATCGAATTGAAGTTCCATCCCGAAAAAGCACCTGTTCATTGTTTGGCTTTTATCACCAGAGCAGAAAGCGGGTTTTACGATAATACCAAGTTTCATCGCGTAATTAGAAATTTCATGATTCAAGGGGGCGATCCCAATTCAAAGGACGATGATCCGTCTGATGATGGGATGGGGGGACCGCTCGTGCATATCCCTCATGAATTTAATGATACAAACCATGTACCGGGAATTCTTTCCATGGCTCGCGTTTCGGATGTGTCGGCTGGTGCCGGGTCACAATTTTTTATTATGCATGGGTCTTCGCCCAATTTGGACAATCAATATACTGCTTTTGGAGAAGTGACAAAGGGAATGGATGTGGTTAACAATATTGCAATGGTCGAAACTGCGCCGGGGGATCGACCTCTAAAACCCGTGGTGATCAAGCGCATAGATGTGTTTCGATAG